A window of the Planococcus citri chromosome 4, ihPlaCitr1.1, whole genome shotgun sequence genome harbors these coding sequences:
- the LOC135844398 gene encoding uncharacterized protein LOC135844398, whose product MFSNRISNNNGSDDWNRELISVPRLEKMASVSVAIALWNHAIVTIPNLLKADDYEHYLKLNKELSTLKWMCALPVPKSLTEPIERHFCSLSKQVEKWISYIHQEIFLTRGVRSDLYQLIDDIIWHPNGTIHPTETARNLLKSDKLTTAEKFRFACTYCLREDVERIWPMMEDENDLVVPLRFSEYPLHCYWTYYCADQLNEIENLASLSVDEFMISQTYVNNWSAIEYFFDHLDAEERVRQAVSLFDQHGLTYLKFILLKLNGSQRLSVMMDRVVQIIDKCTSYESVSDYENDLIISTWYTARDVITEQQFVDLFSRLLETLTEDFVLTEIWSTTREDLKRHILNYRDYYFIAKLLGWWESQHEKENCPTVISSILMDQVSAHVKREIPKEKFFSKWCEKVIRRGTVNMLDHMINLCLTEKAESTKFKLSLSQSKYFNKHCQKLMIDCETEELARLLEFAFSKTDPSSAQLVHELLNKYSGNLDQRCMDP is encoded by the exons ATGTTCAGCAACAGGATTTCTAACAACAACGGCAGTGACGACTGGAATC GTGAATTGATCTCAGTGCCAAGATTAGAAAAAATGGCATCAGTTAGCGTGGCGATTGCTTTATGGAATCACGCTATTGTCACGATACCAAACTTACTTAAGGCAGACGACTACGAGCACTATCTGAAGTTGAACAAAGAACTAAGTACATTAAAATGGATGTGTGCATTACCTGTGCCCAAATCGTTAACTGAACCCATTGAGCGCCATTTCTGTAGCCTGAGTAAACAAGTAGAAAAATGGATCTCTTACATCCATCAAGAAATATTTCTCACCCGAGGAGTGAGATCTGACCTTTATCAGCTAATCGACGATATCATTTGGCATCCCAATGGAACAATCCATCCCACTGAAACGGCTCGAAActtattaaaatctgacaaattaaCAACTGCGGAGAAGTTTCGTTTTGCGTGTACGTATTGTCTGCGAGAAGACGTAGAGAGAATATGGCCCATGATGGAGGATGAGAATGACCTTGTTGTCCCATTACGGTTCTCTGAGTATCCTCTACACTGTTATTGGACGTATTATTGCGCGGATCAGttaaatgaaatagaaaatctGGCAAGTCTGTCTGTTGACGAGTTCATGATTAGTCAAACGTACGTCAATAATTGGTCTGCCATCGAGTACTTTTTCGACCATTTGGACGCAGAAGAACGAGTTAGACAAGCTGTTTCGTTGTTCGACCAACACGGATTAACTTATCTGAAATTCATATTACTGAAACTGAACGGATCTCAACGTTTAAGCGTGATGATGGACAGAGTTGTGCAAATTATAGATAAATGCACGTCGTACGAGAGTGTTTCCGATTACGAAAAtgatttgataatttcaacGTGGTATACTGCACGGGATGTAATCACTGAACAGCAATTCGTTGACTTATTTAGTCGACTGTTGGAAACCCTAACCGAAGACTTTGTTTTGACGGAAATTTGGAGCACTACTCGCGAAGATTTGAAGCGTCATATTTTGAATTATCgcgattattattttattgcaaaattattGGGATGGTGGGAGTCGCaacatgaaaaagaaaactgCCCAACTGTCATTTCGTCTATTTTAATGGATCAAGTTAGTGCTCATGTTAAACGAGAAATTCCTAAggagaaatttttcagcaaatggTGCGAAAAAGTTATTCGCAGAGGTACTGTAAACATGCTTGACCATATGATAAACTTATGCCTTACCGAAAAAGCAGAATCGACAAAATTTAAACTATCTCTCTCCCAAAgcaaatattttaataaacaCTGCCAAAAATTAATGATCGATTGCGAAACTGAAGAACTGGCGAGATTATTGGAGTTTGCCTTCTCAAAAACAGATCCTTCATCTGCACAACTGGTACATGAATTGTTGAACAAATATTCAGGAAATCTCGATCAGCGATGTATGGATCCTTAA